The Manihot esculenta cultivar AM560-2 chromosome 1, M.esculenta_v8, whole genome shotgun sequence genome has a window encoding:
- the LOC110614076 gene encoding pentatricopeptide repeat-containing protein At1g05600: MSIRWPRLLTPTHLSQIIRKQKNPLASLQIFKEANNKYPNYHHNGPVYATMIGILGSSGRITEMKEVIDQMKEDSCECKDSVFATTINTYARAGFLNEAISLFKNIPKFNCVNWTESFNTLLQIMVKESMLESAHSLFLESSYGWEVKSRVRSLNLLMDVLCQHNRSDLALHVFQEMSYQGCHPDRDSYQILMRGLCKDRRLNEAIHLLYSMFWRISLKGSAEDIVVYRILLDALCDNGQVEQAIEILSKILRKGLKAPKLCRHHLDLRQCNGGDDIEATKRLINEVLIRGTVPSLGSYTAMAVDLYHEGKISLADKVLEETQDRGFRPSLLTYEAKVSALCREGRIHEAVKVIEVEMVEGNCVPNVRLYNILLKGLCDTGNSATAVGYLKEMAKRVGCVANEETYCTLVHGLCQDGRFVEGSRLLEEMLIKSYQPPIDAYNVLIRGLCTVGRQYEATLWLEEMISRGESPEPSVWNSLVASVCCDLADLDVRFETFKRLCSS, encoded by the coding sequence ATGAGTATAAGATGGCCAAGGCTTCTAACACCAACTCATCTCTCTCAGATCATAAGAAAACAAAAGAATCCCTTAGCATCTCTGCAGATTTTTAAGGAAGCAAACAATAAATACCCAAACTATCATCACAATGGTCCAGTGTACGCTACCATGATTGGAATCCTTGGCAGCTCAGGTCGAATCACTGAGATGAAAGAGGTTATTGATCAGATGAAAGAAGATTCCTGTGAGTGCAAGGATTCAGTCTTTGCAACCACAATCAATACCTATGCAAGAGCTGGCTTTCTAAATGAAGCCATCTCTCTTTTCAAGAACATTCCGAAGTTCAATTGTGTGAATTGGACTGAATCTTTTAATACCCTTTTACAAATAATGGTGAAAGAATCTATGCTTGAATCAGCTCATAGTCTTTTCTTGGAGAGCTCATATGGGTGGGAAGTGAAGTCCCGGGTTCGCTCCTTGAACTTGCTTATGGATGTTCTTTGTCAACATAACCGCTCTGACCTTGCATTGCATGTCTTCCAAGAGATGAGTTATCAGGGTTGCCACCCTGATAGAGATAGTTATCAAATTCTTATGAGGGGTTTGTGTAAAGATAGAAGGCTGAATGAGGCTATCCATTTATTATATTCAATGTTTTGGAGGATTTCTCTAAAAGGAAGTGCTGAGGATATTGTGGTATATAGAATCCTTTTGGATGCTTTATGCGATAATGGGCAGGTTGAACAGGCTATAGAAATTCTCAGCAAGATCTTAAGGAAGGGATTGAAGGCTCCAAAACTATGTCGCCACCACCTTGATCTCCGTCAATGCAATGGTGGTGATGATATAGAAGCCACTAAGCGTTtgattaatgaagttttaatcaGAGGTACAGTTCCTAGTCTAGGTAGTTATACTGCTATGGCTGTTGACCTTTACCATGAAGGTAAGATTAGTCTAGCTGATAAAGTGCTTGAAGAAACTCAGGATAGAGGTTTTAGGCCATCTCTCTTAACTTATGAAGCAAAGGTGTCAGCTTTGTGTAGAGAAGGCAGAATTCATGAAGCAGTTAAAGTAATTGAGGTGGAGATGGTGGAGGGAAATTGTGTTCCAAATGTGAGATTGTATAATATATTACTGAAAGGCTTGTGTGATACGGGGAATTCAGCAACAGCTGTTGGGTATTTGAAGGAGATGGCCAAGCGGGTGGGTTGTGTTGCCAATGAGGAGACCTATTGCACTTTAGTGCATGGGCTGTGTCAAGATGGTAGATTTGTTGAAGGAAGTCGGCTTTTGGAGGAGATGTTAATTAAATCATATCAACCTCCTATTGATGCTTATAATGTGCTTATACGAGGTCTTTGCACCGTGGGCAGGCAATATGAAGCTACTCTATGGCTAGAGGAGATGATTAGCCGGGGCGAGTCACCAGAACCTTCTGTATGGAACTCCCTGGTGGCTTCTGTATGTTGCGACTTGGCTGACCTTGATGTTCGCTTTGAGACATTTAAGCGGCTTTGTAgttcataa
- the LOC122721292 gene encoding uncharacterized protein LOC122721292 translates to MGRDVGRQIRAGGSRKKDESLLTRMVNAVFAFVKLAEFELLFFFFFLIAFIIFKDLTSRPEYNQILVKKPGGPEFWAF, encoded by the coding sequence ATGGGCAGGGATGTTGGCAGACAAATTAGAGCAGGTGGGAGCAGAAAAAAGGATGAGTCATTGTTGACTCGAATGGTTAATGCTGTTTTTGCCTTTGTAAAGCTGGCGGAATTTGAgttactcttctttttcttcttcctaaTTGCTTTCATCATCTTCAAAGATCTCACGTCGAGGCCTGAGTACAACCAAATTCTTGTGAAGAAGCCTGGTGGCCCTGAATTCTGGGCTTTCTAG
- the LOC110621663 gene encoding RNA-binding protein 38, whose translation MSQQRQFHMVGGSNPGQYNDTTFTKIFVGGLAWETQRDTMRRYFEQFGEILEAVVITDKNTGRSKGYGFVTFKDPEAAVRACQNASPVIDGRRANCNLASLGAHKTRSPTPQNGAGRFRPAPGLVAPPAYHGSSSSYIHQATGQYTFPYSAYGYTGYPQEGIYPLNYYGVYGGQQYSPYYSTGASGMFHNFYPLYTQYGQSSPGHGFGVQYPQMLQYPYLPQQYGSTGILSLPSSMAMATTTTGATTMATPMTLTTTPAGVVGEGPDSLQASGIASEQNSST comes from the exons ATGTCTCAACAAAGGCAATTTCATATGGTGGGTGGCAGCAATCCAGGCCAATACAATGACACCACATTTACCAAAATATTTGTTGGAGGCTTGGCCTGGGAGACCCAAAGAGATACCATGAGGCGTTATTTTGAGCAGTTTGGAGAGATCTTGGAGGCTGTTGTTATTACGGATAAGAACACTGGGAGATCCAAGGGCTATGGCTTC GTTACATTTAAGGATCCAGAGGCAGCCGTGAGAGCTTGTCAAAACGCTTCTCCGGTGATTGATGGAAGAAGAGCAAACTGCAATCTTGCATCACTTGGTGCACACAAGACTCGTTCACCAACTCCTCAAAATG GCGCAGGACGGTTTAGACCAGCGCCTGGATTGGTGGCTCCACCAGCTTATCAtggttcatcatcatcatatatcCATCAAGCCACTGGGCAATACACATTTCCTTATTCAGCTTATGG GTACACTGGGTATCCACAAGAGGGCATATATCCTTTG AATTATTATGGGGTATATGGAGGCCAACAATATTCTCCATATTACTCTACTGGGGCATCAGGGATGTTCCATAACTTCTATCCACTCTATACACAGTATGGACAGAGTAGTCCAGGTCATGGCTTTGGAGTTCAGTATCCTCAAATGTTACAGTACCCTTATTTACCTCAGCAATATGGCTCTACAGGAATTTTATCACTTCCTTCTTCCATGGCAATGGCAACTACAACAACAG GAGCAACAACAATGGCAACTCCTATGACTCTGACGACAACACCAGCAGGAGTGGTGGGAGAGGGACCAGATTCTTTGCAAGCCTCTGGAATTGCTTCTGAACAAAATTCATCAACCTAA
- the LOC110627017 gene encoding uncharacterized protein LOC110627017: MGNCVFKGFGLHVEDMIKVVTTNGGIMELYAPITAECITSEFPGHAIYRSRDLFSSPLLHNEELHGGHLYYLLPLNTNKNTSTSSNSKNSSINSTSSSSKLTPYRMSFDNQRVVKRSTEAEVFPRYNSTGVWKVKLVINPEQLAEILMHEARTEELIESVRTVAKCGNGVSSSSVASSDQWSISSSLK, encoded by the coding sequence ATGGGGAATTGCGTGTTCAAAGGATTTGGACTTCATGTAGAAGATATGATAAAAGTGGTCACAACAAATGGAGGAATCATGGAGCTCTACGCACCCATCACCGCCGAGTGCATAACCAGTGAGTTCCCTGGCCACGCCATCTACCGTAGTCGCGACCTATTCTCTTCACCTCTCCTCCACAACGAAGAGCTCCATGGCGGCCATCTTTATTACCTTCTTCCTCTCAACACCAATAAAAACACCTCCACTTCTTCAAATTCTAAAAACAGCTCCATAAATTCTACTTCTTCGTCGTCCAAACTCACACCTTATCGCATGTCGTTTGATAATCAGAGGGTAGTAAAGCGATCGACAGAAGCTGAGGTTTTTCCGAGGTATAACAGTACCGGGGTTTGGAAGGTGAAGCTTGTGATAAATCCAGAGCAGCTGGCGGAGATATTGATGCATGAGGCACGAACAGAGGAGTTGATAGAGAGCGTGAGGACGGTGGCTAAGTGTGGAAACGGGGTCTCTTCTTCATCGGTGGCTAGTTCGGATCAATGGAGTATTTCTAGTAGCTTGAAATGA